In Pseudomonas saudiphocaensis, one DNA window encodes the following:
- a CDS encoding ABC transporter ATP-binding protein — MSMTAPTDSAAAAPPADQDWPVLLSARGLRREFGGFVAVNNVDLDVRHARVHALIGPNGAGKTTVFNLLTKFLQPTSGSIRLLDQDITRTAPAKVARMGLVRSFQISAVFPHLSVLDNVRVALQRPNGLATQCWLPLRSLNRLNERAMQLLESVGLADKRHELAADLSYGRKRVLELATTLALEPKVLLLDEPMAGMGHEDVAVVAELIRGVATERAVLMVEHNLKVVADLCHEVTVLQRGEILTSGDYRSVSQDERVRTAYMGTEDE, encoded by the coding sequence ATGAGCATGACGGCGCCGACCGACAGCGCAGCGGCCGCTCCGCCGGCTGACCAGGACTGGCCCGTGCTGCTCTCGGCGCGCGGCCTGCGAAGGGAGTTCGGTGGCTTCGTCGCGGTCAACAATGTCGATCTGGACGTGCGCCACGCCCGGGTGCACGCCCTGATCGGCCCCAACGGCGCCGGTAAGACCACAGTGTTCAACCTGCTGACCAAGTTCCTGCAACCCACCAGCGGCAGCATCCGCCTGCTGGACCAGGACATCACCCGCACGGCGCCGGCCAAGGTGGCGCGCATGGGGCTGGTGCGCTCGTTCCAGATCTCCGCGGTGTTCCCCCACCTGAGCGTGCTGGACAACGTGCGCGTCGCGCTGCAACGCCCCAACGGCCTGGCGACCCAGTGCTGGCTGCCGCTGCGCTCGCTCAACCGCCTCAACGAGCGGGCCATGCAACTGCTGGAATCCGTCGGCCTGGCGGACAAGCGTCACGAGCTGGCGGCGGATCTGTCCTATGGCCGCAAGCGGGTGCTGGAGCTGGCCACCACCCTGGCGCTGGAGCCCAAGGTGCTGCTGCTCGACGAGCCCATGGCGGGCATGGGCCACGAGGACGTGGCGGTGGTCGCCGAGCTGATCCGCGGCGTGGCCACCGAGCGCGCGGTGCTGATGGTCGAGCACAACCTCAAGGTGGTCGCCGACCTTTGCCACGAAGTGACGGTGTTGCAGCGCGGCGAAATTCTCACCTCCGGCGACTACCGCAGCGTCAGCCAGGACGAGCGCGTGCGCACGGCCTACATGGGGACCGAAGATGAATGA
- the ptsP gene encoding phosphoenolpyruvate--protein phosphotransferase codes for MLGTLRKIVQEVNAAKDLKAALGIIVLRVREAMGSQVCSVYLLDPESDRFVLMATEGLNKKAIGKVSMAHNEGLVGLVGSREEPLNLEHASEHPRYRYFAETGEERYASFLGAPIIHHRRVMGVLVIQQKERRQFDEGEEAFLVTMSAQLAGVIAHAEATGSIRGFGRQGKGIQETRFLGIAGAPGAAVGSAVVVLPPADLDVVPDKHIEDIPAELALFEAALEAVRADMRALSQKLSSQMRKEELALFDVYLMMLDDSALGGEVAAVIRTGQWAQGALRQVVSNHIARFEMMDDDYLRERASDIKDIGRRLLGNLQKAHKQALTYPERTILVSEELTPAMLGEVPEGRLAGMVSVLGSSNSHVAILARAMGIPTVMGAVDLPYSKVDGIELIVDGTRGEIITNPGKVLREQYLQLAEQERQLSAGLDVLRELPCETTDGHRIPLWVNTGLLADVVRAQERGAEGVGLYRTEVPFMIKERFPSEKEQMAIYREQLQAFHPLPVTMRTLDIGGDKSLPYFPIKEENPFLGWRGIRVTLDHPEIFLLQIRAMLKASVGLNNLRILLPMISGTRELEESLHLIHRAIGEVRDEGMDVQVPPVGVMIEVPAAVYLTRELARQVDFISVGSNDLTQYLLAVDRNNPRVADLYDYLHPAVLEALQRIVKEAHEEGRPVSICGEMAGDPAAAMLLLAMGFDSLSMNATNLPRVKWLLRQISMQTAKDLLARVMTIDSPEVTHATVQLTLRNLGLDKLTNPSAAV; via the coding sequence ATGCTCGGCACGCTGCGCAAGATTGTCCAGGAAGTGAACGCCGCCAAGGACCTCAAGGCGGCGTTGGGCATCATTGTGCTGAGGGTACGCGAGGCCATGGGCAGCCAGGTCTGCTCGGTCTACCTGCTCGATCCCGAGTCGGATCGCTTCGTTTTGATGGCTACCGAGGGTCTGAACAAGAAGGCCATCGGCAAGGTCAGCATGGCCCACAACGAGGGCCTGGTGGGTCTGGTGGGCTCCCGCGAAGAGCCGCTTAACCTCGAACACGCTTCCGAACATCCGCGCTACCGCTACTTCGCCGAAACCGGCGAGGAGCGCTATGCCTCATTCCTCGGTGCGCCAATCATTCACCATCGCAGGGTCATGGGTGTGCTGGTCATTCAGCAGAAAGAGCGCCGCCAGTTCGACGAGGGCGAAGAAGCCTTCCTGGTCACCATGAGCGCGCAGCTGGCCGGCGTCATCGCCCATGCCGAAGCCACCGGCTCGATCCGAGGCTTCGGCCGCCAGGGCAAGGGCATTCAGGAAACCCGTTTCCTCGGCATCGCCGGTGCGCCTGGCGCAGCTGTCGGTAGCGCCGTGGTGGTCTTGCCGCCGGCTGATCTGGATGTGGTGCCGGACAAGCATATCGAGGACATTCCCGCCGAGCTGGCGCTGTTCGAGGCGGCGCTCGAAGCGGTTCGGGCGGACATGCGCGCACTCTCGCAGAAGCTCTCCTCGCAGATGCGCAAGGAAGAGCTGGCGCTGTTCGACGTCTATCTGATGATGCTCGATGACTCCGCCCTGGGTGGCGAAGTGGCCGCGGTGATCCGCACCGGCCAATGGGCCCAGGGGGCCTTGCGTCAGGTGGTCAGCAACCATATCGCGCGCTTCGAGATGATGGACGATGACTACCTGCGCGAACGCGCTTCGGACATCAAGGACATCGGCCGGCGCCTGCTCGGCAATCTGCAGAAGGCGCACAAGCAGGCGTTGACCTATCCCGAACGAACCATTCTGGTCAGCGAGGAATTGACTCCGGCGATGCTCGGCGAGGTGCCTGAAGGGCGTCTTGCGGGCATGGTTTCGGTGCTGGGGTCGAGCAACTCCCACGTCGCCATCCTGGCCCGCGCCATGGGTATTCCGACGGTAATGGGCGCGGTGGACCTGCCCTATTCGAAGGTCGATGGCATCGAGTTGATCGTCGACGGTACGCGCGGCGAAATCATCACCAACCCGGGCAAGGTGCTGCGCGAGCAGTACCTGCAGCTGGCCGAGCAGGAACGACAGCTGTCCGCCGGGCTCGATGTATTGCGCGAGCTGCCGTGCGAAACCACCGACGGCCACCGCATCCCGCTGTGGGTCAATACCGGGCTGCTCGCCGACGTGGTGCGCGCCCAGGAGCGCGGCGCCGAGGGTGTTGGGCTGTACCGCACGGAAGTGCCCTTTATGATCAAGGAGCGCTTTCCCAGCGAGAAGGAGCAGATGGCGATCTATCGCGAACAGCTCCAAGCCTTCCATCCGCTGCCGGTAACCATGCGCACCCTGGATATCGGCGGCGACAAATCACTGCCGTACTTTCCGATCAAGGAGGAGAATCCCTTCCTCGGCTGGCGCGGTATCCGGGTGACGCTGGATCATCCGGAAATCTTCCTGCTACAGATTCGCGCCATGCTCAAGGCGAGCGTAGGCCTGAACAATCTGCGCATCCTGCTACCGATGATCTCCGGTACCCGCGAGCTGGAGGAATCGCTGCACCTGATCCATCGCGCCATAGGCGAGGTGCGCGACGAAGGCATGGACGTGCAGGTGCCGCCAGTCGGGGTCATGATCGAGGTGCCCGCCGCGGTCTACCTCACCCGTGAACTGGCGCGGCAGGTAGACTTCATTTCGGTCGGCTCCAACGACCTGACCCAGTATCTGCTGGCCGTTGATCGCAACAATCCGCGGGTCGCCGATCTCTACGACTACCTGCATCCGGCGGTGCTTGAAGCGCTGCAGCGAATCGTCAAGGAAGCCCACGAAGAGGGCCGACCGGTAAGCATCTGCGGCGAGATGGCCGGCGATCCGGCGGCTGCCATGCTATTGCTGGCGATGGGCTTCGACAGCCTGTCGATGAACGCCACCAACCTGCCCAGGGTGAAATGGCTGTTGCGCCAGATCAGCATGCAGACCGCCAAGGACTTGCTGGCCAGGGTTATGACGATCGACAGCCCCGAGGTTACCCATGCCACCGTGCAGCTGACCCTGCGCAACCTCGGTCTGGACAAACTGACCAATCCTTCTGCGGCGGTCTGA
- a CDS encoding sulfite exporter TauE/SafE family protein gives MEFVLYLVLGAFAGVLAGLFGVGGGMVIVPVLVFSFTLQGFAPEILTHLAIGTSLATIVFTSINSILAHHRLGAVRWPLVLWMTFGIVFGAVLGSLTADMIQGPHLQKIIGVFAIMVAIQMGFELQPKARGEVPGKPALSIAGVVIGWASSIFGIGGGSLTVPFLTWRSVPMQQAVATSSACGLPIAIAGALSFMAVGWHNAQLPPWSLGFVYLPALVGIAVTSMFFARQGARLAHRLSPKLLKRLFALLLLSVGINFLI, from the coding sequence ATGGAGTTCGTGCTTTACCTCGTCCTTGGCGCGTTCGCTGGGGTGCTGGCCGGACTATTCGGCGTCGGCGGCGGCATGGTGATCGTGCCGGTGCTGGTTTTCAGCTTCACCCTGCAGGGTTTCGCTCCGGAAATTCTTACCCATCTGGCCATCGGCACCTCGTTGGCGACCATCGTGTTTACCTCGATCAACTCGATTCTCGCGCACCATCGCCTGGGTGCAGTGCGCTGGCCGCTGGTGCTCTGGATGACCTTCGGCATCGTTTTCGGCGCGGTGCTTGGCAGCCTGACCGCCGACATGATCCAAGGGCCGCACCTGCAAAAGATCATTGGCGTATTCGCCATCATGGTAGCGATCCAGATGGGCTTCGAACTCCAGCCCAAAGCCAGGGGCGAGGTTCCGGGCAAGCCAGCCCTGTCCATCGCTGGCGTGGTGATCGGTTGGGCGTCCTCGATATTCGGTATCGGTGGCGGCTCGCTGACGGTACCCTTCCTGACCTGGCGCAGCGTGCCGATGCAGCAGGCGGTGGCCACCTCTTCCGCCTGCGGGTTGCCGATTGCGATTGCCGGTGCGCTGAGCTTCATGGCGGTTGGCTGGCACAATGCGCAGCTGCCGCCCTGGAGCCTGGGTTTCGTCTACCTGCCGGCGCTGGTCGGTATCGCCGTCACCAGCATGTTCTTTGCCCGGCAGGGCGCGCGCCTGGCCCATCGCTTGTCGCCGAAACTGCTCAAGCGGCTGTTTGCGCTCCTGTTGTTGAGCGTCGGTATCAATTTCCTGATCTAA
- the lgt gene encoding prolipoprotein diacylglyceryl transferase, whose translation MLAYPQIDPVAVSLGPLQIHWYGLMYLIGIGGAWWLASRRVQRFAPEWNKDKLSDLVFWVAMGVIVGGRLGYVLFYDLASYLNDPSLILQVWKGGMSFHGGLIGVLLCTWIFARRNGKSFFELMDFIAPFVPIGLGAGRIGNFINAELWGKATDVPWAMVFPTDPQQLARHPSQLYQFALEGVALFLILWFYSRKPRPTMAVSGLFAVCYGIFRFIVEFVRVPDAQLGYLAFGWLTMGQVLCVPMVLIGAGMMIWAYRREGARAAV comes from the coding sequence ATGCTCGCCTATCCGCAGATAGACCCCGTCGCCGTTTCCCTCGGGCCACTGCAGATCCACTGGTACGGCCTGATGTACCTGATCGGCATCGGCGGCGCCTGGTGGCTGGCATCGCGGCGGGTACAGCGCTTCGCCCCGGAATGGAACAAGGACAAGCTCTCCGACCTGGTGTTCTGGGTAGCCATGGGGGTGATCGTCGGGGGTCGCCTGGGCTACGTCCTGTTCTACGACCTGGCGTCCTACCTCAATGACCCCAGCCTGATCCTGCAGGTGTGGAAGGGCGGCATGTCCTTTCATGGCGGGCTGATCGGCGTGCTGCTATGCACCTGGATCTTCGCCCGGCGCAACGGCAAGTCCTTCTTCGAACTGATGGACTTTATCGCGCCTTTCGTGCCCATCGGCCTGGGCGCCGGGCGCATCGGCAACTTCATCAATGCCGAACTCTGGGGCAAGGCCACCGACGTGCCCTGGGCAATGGTGTTCCCCACCGACCCGCAGCAGCTGGCCCGTCACCCTTCGCAGCTCTACCAGTTCGCGCTGGAAGGCGTCGCGCTGTTCCTGATTCTCTGGTTCTATTCGCGCAAGCCTCGGCCGACCATGGCAGTGTCGGGGCTGTTCGCCGTGTGCTACGGGATTTTCCGCTTTATCGTCGAGTTCGTCCGGGTGCCGGATGCGCAACTTGGCTACCTTGCCTTCGGCTGGCTGACCATGGGGCAGGTGCTGTGCGTGCCGATGGTGCTGATTGGTGCTGGCATGATGATTTGGGCCTATCGGCGCGAAGGTGCCAGGGCCGCCGTCTGA
- a CDS encoding branched-chain amino acid ABC transporter permease, translating to MTTIFDIPIQAFLGQLLIGLINGSFYALLSLGLAIIFGMLKIINFAHGAQYMIGAFAGYLLLATFGIGYWPALILAPLIVGLASAVIERVALSRLYNLDHLYGLLFTFGLALALEGTFRYFYGSSGQPYAVPKELAGGYNLGFMFLPKYRAWVVLASLVICLGSWLLIEKTKLGAYLRAATENPTLVRTFGINVPLLLTFTYGMGAALAGLAGMLAAPIYQVSPLMGSNLIIVVFAVVVVGGMGSILGAIITGYMLGILEGLTKVFYPEASNIVIFVVMAIVLLVRPAGLMGRDA from the coding sequence ATGACGACGATCTTCGACATACCCATCCAGGCCTTCCTCGGTCAGCTGCTGATCGGCCTGATCAACGGCTCCTTCTACGCGCTGCTCAGCCTCGGCCTGGCGATCATCTTCGGCATGCTGAAGATCATCAATTTCGCCCATGGCGCGCAGTACATGATCGGCGCTTTCGCCGGTTACCTGTTGCTGGCCACCTTCGGCATAGGCTATTGGCCGGCACTGATCCTCGCGCCGCTGATCGTCGGCCTGGCCAGCGCCGTGATCGAACGTGTGGCACTGTCGCGGCTGTACAACCTGGATCACCTCTACGGGCTGCTCTTCACCTTCGGCCTGGCGCTGGCCCTGGAGGGCACCTTCCGCTATTTCTACGGGTCCTCCGGGCAACCCTACGCGGTGCCCAAGGAGCTGGCCGGCGGCTACAACCTGGGCTTCATGTTCCTGCCCAAGTACCGGGCTTGGGTGGTGCTGGCGTCACTGGTGATCTGCCTGGGCAGCTGGCTGCTGATCGAGAAGACCAAACTCGGCGCCTATCTGCGCGCCGCCACCGAGAACCCGACCCTGGTGCGCACCTTCGGCATCAACGTGCCGCTGCTGCTGACCTTCACCTATGGCATGGGCGCCGCGCTGGCGGGCCTGGCCGGCATGCTCGCCGCGCCCATCTACCAGGTCAGCCCGCTGATGGGGTCGAACCTGATCATCGTGGTCTTCGCTGTGGTGGTGGTCGGCGGCATGGGCTCGATTCTCGGCGCGATCATCACCGGCTACATGCTGGGGATTCTCGAAGGGTTGACCAAGGTGTTCTATCCCGAGGCCTCGAACATCGTCATCTTCGTGGTCATGGCGATCGTGCTGCTGGTGCGCCCGGCCGGCCTGATGGGGAGGGATGCCTGA
- a CDS encoding NRDE family protein: protein MCLIVFAWQPAQAIPLVVAANRDEFHERPSLPLAPWPERPELIAGRDLQGGGTWMGATLDGRFAALTNIRVPGQPVSPRSRGELPERFLASGLSPEAYMADLQSRCADYAGFNLLVGDSQTLWHLNSHEGTPRALEPGLYGLSNASLDTPWPKLLRAKAALANCLERPDSEALLELLADTQKAPIDQLPNTGVTLELETLLSSIFIASPNYGTRASTALVRRRDGSLEIRERAFGPDGRLGEVHFVHPKAAETPTLQNCSQLL from the coding sequence ATGTGCCTCATCGTTTTCGCCTGGCAGCCTGCACAGGCCATACCCCTTGTCGTCGCGGCCAACCGTGACGAATTCCATGAGCGCCCCAGCCTGCCGCTGGCCCCGTGGCCGGAGCGACCCGAGCTGATCGCCGGGCGCGATCTGCAAGGGGGCGGCACCTGGATGGGAGCGACCCTGGACGGACGTTTTGCCGCTCTGACCAATATCCGCGTCCCCGGCCAGCCGGTCAGTCCTCGCTCGCGCGGGGAATTGCCGGAGCGCTTCCTGGCCAGTGGGCTATCACCCGAAGCCTACATGGCGGACCTGCAGTCCCGGTGCGCCGACTACGCCGGCTTCAACCTGCTGGTGGGTGACAGCCAGACCCTCTGGCATCTGAACTCCCATGAAGGGACTCCACGCGCGCTTGAGCCGGGCCTGTACGGGCTTTCCAACGCCTCGCTGGACACGCCCTGGCCGAAACTGCTGCGAGCCAAGGCGGCACTGGCCAACTGCCTGGAGCGCCCCGACAGCGAAGCGTTGCTGGAATTGCTGGCCGATACCCAGAAGGCACCGATCGATCAGTTGCCCAATACCGGCGTAACTCTTGAACTGGAAACCTTGCTGTCCAGCATATTCATTGCCAGCCCGAACTACGGCACCCGCGCCAGCACGGCGTTGGTTCGCCGTCGTGATGGTTCTCTGGAAATCCGTGAGCGCGCCTTTGGGCCCGATGGCAGGCTGGGCGAAGTACATTTCGTTCACCCTAAGGCTGCTGAGACCCCGACCCTACAAAATTGCAGCCAGCTTCTGTAG
- a CDS encoding HAD family hydrolase, producing MRLALFDLDNTLLAGDSDHAWGEFLCRHGIVDSTDYKARNDAFYQDYLAGKLDVLAYQNFCQELLGRSEMAQLDEWHRQFMAEFIEPIVLAKGEALVRQHHEAGDQVVIITATNRFITGPIAARLGVDTLLATECEMQDGRYTGRLTDTPCFQEGKVTRIERWLKETGHSLEGAYFYSDSRNDLPLLERVTHPVAVDPDPTLREIAEQRGWDIISLR from the coding sequence GTGCGCCTGGCTCTATTCGATCTCGACAACACCCTGCTGGCCGGTGACAGCGACCACGCCTGGGGTGAATTTCTCTGCCGTCACGGCATCGTCGACAGTACCGACTACAAGGCACGCAACGATGCCTTCTACCAGGATTACCTGGCCGGCAAGCTGGACGTCCTGGCCTACCAGAACTTCTGCCAAGAACTGCTGGGGCGCAGCGAAATGGCGCAACTGGACGAGTGGCACCGACAGTTCATGGCCGAGTTCATCGAACCTATCGTCTTGGCCAAGGGCGAGGCGCTGGTGCGTCAACATCATGAGGCCGGTGATCAGGTGGTGATCATCACCGCCACCAACCGCTTTATCACCGGGCCGATCGCCGCGCGGCTGGGCGTTGATACGCTGCTGGCCACCGAATGCGAGATGCAGGACGGGCGCTACACCGGCCGTCTGACCGACACGCCATGCTTCCAGGAAGGCAAGGTCACGCGCATCGAGCGCTGGCTGAAAGAAACTGGACATAGCCTCGAAGGCGCCTATTTCTACAGCGATTCGCGCAACGACCTGCCGCTGCTTGAGCGCGTCACGCATCCGGTGGCGGTGGACCCTGACCCGACCCTGCGGGAAATTGCCGAGCAGCGCGGCTGGGACATCATCAGCCTGCGTTAA
- a CDS encoding ABC transporter ATP-binding protein — translation MNDSPALLSVRELNAWYGESHALHGIDLDVHEGETVTLLGRNGVGKTTALRAIVGIIRKRSGSIRVDGKDMLRVPLHRTARHGIGYVPEERGIFSSLTVEENLTLPPIVAKGGMSLKEIYRLFPNLEERRSSPGTKLSGGEQQMLAMARILRTGARLLLLDEPTEGLAPVIVQRIGEVLVTLKQRGMTILLVEQNFRFASRVADRFYVVDHGKIADSFSAAELPGRMSRLNEALGV, via the coding sequence ATGAATGATAGCCCTGCATTACTGTCGGTACGCGAGCTCAACGCCTGGTATGGCGAGAGCCATGCGCTGCACGGCATCGACCTGGACGTGCACGAAGGCGAAACCGTGACCCTGCTGGGCCGCAACGGCGTGGGCAAGACCACCGCGCTGCGTGCCATCGTCGGCATCATCCGCAAGCGCAGCGGCAGCATCCGCGTCGATGGCAAGGACATGCTGCGCGTACCGCTGCACCGCACCGCGCGCCATGGCATCGGCTACGTGCCGGAGGAGCGCGGCATCTTCTCCAGCCTGACGGTGGAGGAAAACCTCACCCTGCCGCCGATCGTCGCCAAGGGCGGCATGAGCTTGAAGGAGATCTACAGGCTGTTCCCCAACCTTGAGGAACGCCGCAGCAGCCCCGGCACCAAGCTGTCCGGCGGCGAGCAGCAGATGCTGGCGATGGCCCGCATCCTGCGCACCGGCGCGCGCCTGCTGCTGCTCGACGAGCCTACCGAGGGCCTGGCGCCGGTGATCGTCCAGCGCATCGGCGAGGTACTGGTAACGCTCAAGCAGCGCGGCATGACCATCCTGCTGGTGGAACAGAACTTCCGCTTTGCCAGCCGGGTAGCCGACCGCTTCTACGTGGTGGACCACGGCAAGATTGCCGACAGCTTCTCCGCTGCGGAACTGCCCGGCCGCATGAGCCGGCTCAACGAAGCCCTGGGGGTTTGA
- a CDS encoding RNA pyrophosphohydrolase: MIDSDGFRPNVGIILTNDVGQVLWARRINQDAWQFPQGGINPNETPEEALYRELNEEVGLEPHDVRILACTRGWLRYRLPQRLVRTHSQPLCIGQKQKWFLLRLTGAEERVRMDVTGKPEFDGWRWVSYWYPLGQVVTFKREVYRRALKELAPRLMSRD; this comes from the coding sequence GTGATCGACTCGGATGGTTTTCGCCCCAACGTCGGCATCATTCTGACCAATGATGTCGGGCAGGTGCTGTGGGCACGGCGGATCAATCAGGATGCCTGGCAGTTTCCCCAGGGCGGTATCAATCCCAACGAGACCCCGGAAGAGGCGCTGTACCGCGAACTTAATGAAGAGGTCGGGTTGGAGCCGCATGATGTGCGTATCCTGGCCTGCACCCGAGGCTGGCTGCGTTATCGCCTGCCGCAACGCCTGGTACGTACCCATAGCCAGCCGCTATGTATCGGACAGAAGCAGAAGTGGTTCCTGCTGCGTCTGACCGGCGCCGAGGAGCGAGTACGCATGGATGTCACCGGCAAGCCCGAGTTCGATGGCTGGCGCTGGGTCAGCTACTGGTACCCGCTGGGCCAGGTGGTCACCTTCAAGCGCGAGGTCTATCGTCGCGCCCTTAAAGAACTTGCTCCGCGGCTGATGTCGCGGGACTGA
- a CDS encoding branched-chain amino acid ABC transporter permease gives MNSRASGTLTPTKRPLLRLETLLILVGVAALALAPFYFYPIFIMKVLCFALFACAFNLLLGYAGILSFGHAAFFGGAAYFTAHAVKEWGLTPELGILVGVAGAALLGLVIGFLAIRRQGIYSTMITLALAQMFFFFCLQADFTHGEDGIQGIPRGQLFGLIDLENPLYMYFFVLTVFLLGMLVIWRVIHSPYGMILRSIRENENRAISLGYSVSRYKLGAFVMSAALAGLAGGLKALVFQFATLTDVSWQMSGEVVLMTLLGGIGTLIGPVFGAALVTTLGNYFATSELPVTLVTGIIFMICVLVFRRGMIGEFYASRLGRRLTQRHDDD, from the coding sequence ATGAACAGTCGAGCCAGCGGCACCCTCACCCCGACCAAGCGCCCGCTGTTACGCCTGGAAACCCTCCTCATCCTGGTAGGGGTCGCTGCACTGGCATTGGCGCCCTTCTACTTCTATCCGATCTTTATCATGAAGGTACTCTGCTTCGCGCTGTTCGCCTGCGCCTTCAACCTGCTGCTGGGCTATGCGGGAATCCTTTCCTTCGGCCACGCGGCCTTCTTCGGCGGCGCCGCCTATTTCACCGCCCACGCGGTCAAGGAATGGGGGCTGACGCCGGAGCTGGGGATTCTCGTCGGCGTCGCCGGCGCGGCGCTGCTGGGGCTGGTGATCGGCTTCCTGGCCATACGCCGGCAGGGCATCTACTCGACGATGATCACCCTGGCGCTGGCGCAGATGTTCTTCTTCTTTTGCCTGCAGGCCGACTTCACCCACGGCGAGGACGGCATCCAGGGGATCCCGCGCGGTCAGCTGTTCGGCCTGATCGACCTGGAGAATCCGCTGTACATGTACTTCTTCGTACTGACGGTGTTCCTGCTCGGCATGCTGGTGATCTGGCGGGTGATCCACTCGCCGTACGGCATGATCCTGCGCTCGATTCGCGAGAACGAAAACCGCGCGATTTCACTGGGCTACAGCGTGTCGCGCTACAAGCTCGGCGCCTTCGTGATGTCGGCGGCGCTGGCCGGGCTGGCCGGCGGGCTGAAGGCGCTGGTATTCCAGTTCGCGACGCTCACCGATGTCAGCTGGCAGATGTCGGGGGAAGTGGTGCTGATGACCTTGCTGGGGGGGATCGGCACGCTGATCGGCCCGGTGTTTGGCGCCGCCCTGGTCACCACGCTGGGCAACTACTTCGCCACCTCCGAGCTGCCGGTCACACTGGTCACCGGCATCATCTTCATGATCTGCGTGCTGGTATTCCGCCGCGGCATGATCGGTGAGTTCTACGCCTCGCGGCTGGGGCGCCGGCTCACCCAGCGCCACGACGATGATTGA
- a CDS encoding thymidylate synthase, which produces MKQYLDLMRHVREHGTFKSDRTGTGTYSVFGYQMRFDLADGFPLVTTKKCHLRSIIHELLWFLQGDTNIRYLKENGVSIWDEWADENGNLGPVYGYQWRSWPAPNGESIDQIAKLVEMIKKNPDSRRLIVSAWNPALVDQMALPPCHALFQFYVADGRLSCQLYQRSADIFLGVPFNIASYALLTMMVAQVCDLEPGEFIWSGGDCHLYANHLEQADLQLTREPLPLPTMKLNPAVKDLFAFRFEDFELVGYEAHPHIKAPVAV; this is translated from the coding sequence ATGAAACAGTACCTTGACCTGATGCGCCACGTGCGCGAGCACGGCACCTTCAAGAGCGACCGTACCGGCACCGGCACCTACAGCGTGTTCGGCTACCAGATGCGCTTCGACCTGGCCGATGGCTTCCCGCTGGTGACCACCAAGAAATGCCACCTGCGCTCGATCATTCACGAACTGCTGTGGTTCCTGCAGGGCGACACCAACATCCGCTACCTCAAGGAAAACGGCGTGTCGATCTGGGACGAGTGGGCCGACGAGAACGGCAATCTCGGCCCGGTCTACGGCTATCAGTGGCGCAGCTGGCCGGCGCCCAATGGCGAATCCATCGACCAGATCGCCAAGCTGGTGGAGATGATCAAGAAGAACCCGGATTCGCGTCGCCTTATCGTCTCGGCGTGGAACCCTGCGCTGGTGGATCAGATGGCCCTGCCGCCGTGCCATGCGCTGTTCCAGTTCTACGTCGCCGACGGCCGGCTCTCATGCCAGCTCTATCAGCGCTCGGCGGACATCTTCCTCGGTGTGCCCTTCAATATCGCCAGCTACGCGCTGCTGACGATGATGGTGGCGCAGGTCTGCGACCTCGAACCGGGCGAGTTCATCTGGAGTGGCGGCGATTGCCATCTGTACGCCAACCATCTGGAGCAGGCCGATCTGCAGCTGACTCGCGAGCCGTTGCCATTGCCGACGATGAAGCTCAATCCGGCCGTGAAAGACCTGTTTGCCTTCCGTTTCGAGGATTTCGAGCTGGTGGGCTACGAGGCGCACCCGCACATCAAGGCCCCGGTCGCGGTCTGA
- a CDS encoding DUF2269 family protein, with protein MSLYLLLKTLHILSSTVLFGTGLGSAYYSWRAWRSGKVEVIAVTFRHLVFADWAFTATTAVIQPLSGLALVHLAGFDLSQPWLMWSIALYVLAGACWLPVVWLQIRVHKLAEQALRDGTPLPAETFRYMRWWFALGWPAFIAFVVIFYLMVSKGA; from the coding sequence ATGAGTCTCTATCTGCTGCTCAAGACGCTACATATCCTGTCGTCCACGGTGCTGTTCGGCACCGGGCTCGGCTCGGCCTACTACAGCTGGCGCGCCTGGCGCAGCGGCAAGGTCGAGGTGATCGCCGTGACCTTCCGCCACCTGGTCTTCGCCGACTGGGCCTTCACCGCCACCACCGCCGTGATCCAGCCGCTCAGCGGCCTGGCCCTGGTGCATCTGGCCGGCTTCGACCTGAGCCAGCCGTGGCTGATGTGGAGCATTGCGCTCTACGTCCTCGCCGGTGCCTGCTGGCTGCCGGTGGTCTGGCTGCAAATCCGCGTGCACAAGCTGGCCGAGCAGGCGCTGCGTGACGGCACGCCGCTACCGGCCGAGACGTTTCGCTACATGCGCTGGTGGTTCGCACTCGGCTGGCCGGCGTTCATTGCCTTCGTGGTGATCTTCTACCTGATGGTGAGCAAGGGCGCTTAA